CCGGCGTGAAGCGGCTCGCCGACGCCTGAGCCGCCGATGTCCGACGCCTTCAAGCCGCTCCTCTCGCGCCTGGCCGACGGCGCGACCCTGTCGGACGACGACGCCGACGCGTTCTTCTCGGCCTGCCTCCGGGGTGAGCCGACGCCGGCCCAGGTCGGCGCCGCCCTGACGGCCATGCGGATGCGCGGGGAGACGCTCGGCGAGATCGCCGCCTGCGCCCGCGCCATGCGGCGAGCGGCGATCCACCTCGAGCCGCCGTTCCCCACCATCGACGTCTGCGGCACCGGCGGCGACGGGCTGCACACGCTGAACATCTCCACCGCCGTGGGCTTCGTCGCCGCAGGCGGCGGGCTGAAGGTGGCCAAGCACGGCAACCGGGCGATGTCGTCCAAGTCGGGCACGGCCGACGTCCTCGGCGAACTGGGCGTCAACATCGCCGCCCCGCCCGAGAAGCAGCTCCAGGCGCTGGACGAGGCCGGCATCTGCTTCCTGTTTGCGCCGGCGCACCACAGCGCCATGCGTCACGTCTCGCCGATCCGGGCCGAGCTGGGCTTCCGGACGATCTTCAACCTGCTGGGGCCGCTGACCAATCCGGCCGGCGCGCAGCGGCAGGTGGTGGGCGTCTTCGCCGAGCGCTGGGTCAAGCCGCTGGCGCAGGCGCTCGGCATGCTGGGGTCCGAGAAGGCCTGGGTCGTCCACGGGGCCGGGCTCGACGAGCTGACCACCACGGGCGAGACCTCGGTCGCCGAGTTCTCGGACGGCAAGGTCCGGCTGTTCACGATCACCCCGGAGGCGGTGGGCCTACGCCGCGCGGCCCTGGCCGACATCACCGGCGGCAGCCCGGCCGAGAACGCGCAGGCGCTGCGCCGCCTGCTCGCCGGGGAGACCGGCGCCTACCGCGACATCGTCGCCCTGAACGCCGCCGCGGCCTTCCTGGTCGCCGACAAGGTCGAGACGCTGCGCGAGGGGGTCGAGCTGGCCGGCCGTGTCCTGGACGAAGGGCGCGCCCAGGCCGCCCTGGAGCGACTCGTGGAGATCACCGCCCCATGAGCGACATCCTCGAGAAGATCGCCGCCTACAAGCGCGACGAGGTCGCCGTCCGCAAGGCCGCGCAGCCGACGATCGCGCCGCCGGCCGAGGCCCCGCGCGGCTTCCGCGCCGCGCTGACGCGGGCGCACGCCCCCGGCCGCCTGGCCCTGATCGCCGAGATCAAGAAGGCCTCCCCCTCCAAGGGGCTGATCCGGGAGGACTTCGATCCGCCCGCCCTCGCCCGCGCCTACGAGGCCGGCGGCGCGGCCTGCCTGTCGGTACTGACGGACGGGCCCAGCTTCCAGGGCGACGACAGCTACCTCGCCGCGGCCCGGAGCGCGGTGCGCCTGCCGTGCCTGCGCAAGGAGTTCCTGGTCGATCCCTGGCAGGTGGCCGAGAGCCGGTCGCTCGGGGCCGACGCCATCCTGGTGATCCTCGCCATGGTCGACGACGTCCTCGCCGCCGAGCTGATGGCCGAGGCCCAGCGGCTGGGCATGGATGCCCTGGTCGAGGTGCACGACGAGGCCGAGATGGCGCGCGCCGGCGCGCTCGGCGCCGACCTGATAGGCGTGAACAACCGCAACCTGCGGACCTTCGAGGTCGACCTGTCCACGACCGAGCGGCTGGCCACGATGGCCCCGGCCGGCGCCCTGCTGGTCACCGAGAGCGGCATCTTCACCCCCGCCGACGTCGCTCGCCTGGAACGCTGCGGGGCACAGGCCATGCTGGTGGGCGAGAGCCTGATGCGGCAGGCCGACGTGACCGCCGCAACCCGCGCCCTCCTCGGCTGAGTCGCCCGTTCCGCCGTCCGGCGCCGGGCCAGTTCTCCTGATTTTTCAGGGAGAACGGTGGTAACTTGACATTAACTAGGAACACCTAGAGAATATCGATAACGTTTGCGCTTTGTTCCAGAGGTCGCCTGCAGATGCTCACCCGCAAGCAGCATGAACTGCTCATGTTCATCCATGAGCGGATCAAGGAAACCGGCGTCTCGCCGTCCTTCGACGAGATGAAGGAAGCGCTGGACCTGGCGTCCAAGTCCGGGATTCACCGGCTGATCACCGCCCTGGAGGAACGCGGCTTCCTGCGCCGCCTGCCCCACCGGGCCCGCGCGCTGGAGGTGGTCCGCCTGCCGCAGCAGGCCACGGCCGCCGCTCCGCCCAAGGGTCGCGCCCCCTTCAAGCCGCAGCTGGTCGAGGCCGGCCAGGCCATGCCGGTCGCGGCCAACGACACTCGCGAACTGCCGATCCTCGGCAAGATCGCCGCCGGGACCCCCATCGAGGCCATCCAGCAGGAGCGCGACCGGCTGCCGGTCCCCGAGGCGATGCTTGGCGCGGGCGAGCACTTCGTCCTCGAGATCCAGGGCGACTCGATGATCAACGCCGGCATCCTCGACGGCGACTTCGTGGTGATCCGCCGGACCGACAGCGCCAACTCCGGCGACATCGTCGTGGCCCTGGTGGACGGCGAGGAAGCGACCTTGAAGCGCCTGCGCAAGAAGGGCGCCTCGATCGCGCTCGAGGCGGCCAACCCCGCCTACGAGACCCGCATCTTCGGCCCCGACCGCGTGGCGGTGCAGGGCCGCCTCGTCGGCCTCATCCGCCGTTACCACTAGGCCCTAGCGCCCCCTGGGGTCGAAGCCCCAGGTCCAGGGCCTGCGTCCGCGCAGGTCCTGGCTCCAGGCGATGCGCCAGCTTCCGTCGCTCCGCCGCCAGAGTTCGGCCGAGCCGCCGGCGCGGAAGTCGGCGCCGGTCAGCACCAGCGGCGCCCCGCAGCTCTCCGGGCGGAAGTCGTTCCTCAGGATCACCACCTCTGCCGAGCCGCAGAGGGCGTCAAGGCGGCCCGGCTTCAGCGGCCGGCGCAGGTTCCAGGCGGCGGAGACCCGCATCGGCGCCCCCGCCCCCGGCGCACAGCTCCAGCGGTCGC
The Phenylobacterium zucineum HLK1 genome window above contains:
- the trpD gene encoding anthranilate phosphoribosyltransferase — protein: MSDAFKPLLSRLADGATLSDDDADAFFSACLRGEPTPAQVGAALTAMRMRGETLGEIAACARAMRRAAIHLEPPFPTIDVCGTGGDGLHTLNISTAVGFVAAGGGLKVAKHGNRAMSSKSGTADVLGELGVNIAAPPEKQLQALDEAGICFLFAPAHHSAMRHVSPIRAELGFRTIFNLLGPLTNPAGAQRQVVGVFAERWVKPLAQALGMLGSEKAWVVHGAGLDELTTTGETSVAEFSDGKVRLFTITPEAVGLRRAALADITGGSPAENAQALRRLLAGETGAYRDIVALNAAAAFLVADKVETLREGVELAGRVLDEGRAQAALERLVEITAP
- the trpC gene encoding indole-3-glycerol phosphate synthase TrpC, which produces MSDILEKIAAYKRDEVAVRKAAQPTIAPPAEAPRGFRAALTRAHAPGRLALIAEIKKASPSKGLIREDFDPPALARAYEAGGAACLSVLTDGPSFQGDDSYLAAARSAVRLPCLRKEFLVDPWQVAESRSLGADAILVILAMVDDVLAAELMAEAQRLGMDALVEVHDEAEMARAGALGADLIGVNNRNLRTFEVDLSTTERLATMAPAGALLVTESGIFTPADVARLERCGAQAMLVGESLMRQADVTAATRALLG
- the lexA gene encoding transcriptional repressor LexA; translated protein: MLTRKQHELLMFIHERIKETGVSPSFDEMKEALDLASKSGIHRLITALEERGFLRRLPHRARALEVVRLPQQATAAAPPKGRAPFKPQLVEAGQAMPVAANDTRELPILGKIAAGTPIEAIQQERDRLPVPEAMLGAGEHFVLEIQGDSMINAGILDGDFVVIRRTDSANSGDIVVALVDGEEATLKRLRKKGASIALEAANPAYETRIFGPDRVAVQGRLVGLIRRYH